One Leptolyngbya sp. SIO1E4 genomic window, TGTGCTTGTTTCAAATAGAGTCATCAGTTGAATAGAACACCATCTTCCTATAGAGGTTAATAATTGATGAGAATGCCACATCTAATGGCTATTCGATGGCTACGGCGCTACCGTCGCTTGGTCTTGTGGCTTCTTGGAACTAGTTTTGTTCCCTCTATCTTTTTGCTATTGATTTCGTATTATCAAACGATCGCGGGTGCGCAATCTGACTTAGAGAAAGCTGTTGAGCAAAGTGCACGGCGTCTTTCTAGCCTGATGAGAGCTTCAGAAATAACGCTGAAAGAGCTAGAAATTAGCCTTGAGAATCTTAGCCTGAATGATTCTAGGGCGTGGAAACTACTGCAGCGCTTAGCCTATAGCGACCCTAGATTTCGTGAAATTGGGATTATCAATGAAGAAGGGCTACTAGTCTTGACCAGCTTGGGACCTGTTGATCCGCCAATTTATGTAAATGCGAAGATCCGGGCTGACCTGTCGGTTAAGGAATTACAGATTATTGGCCCGATAACCACTACTTTAATGCAAGAAAGATCCATCGTTCTTGCATTGCCTACAAAGGGAAAAGGTGAAATTAATATACTGGTTGACCCGATTGTTTTGAGCACTTATTGGAATAGCTCTAACGAACTAGATTTAGGCCCCGATGGCTTTCTCGCATACGTGAATAAACAAGATCAGAAAATAATTACTGGATCGGGTATTTTGCCGAGGGATGGACGTATATCTACCAGTGTTATCAGAAAACAGAGATTAAGAGAAGTCCATCCGGTTGATGGTACTAATGTCTACATCGTTGGTGAAGTTTCTAAAGCCTGGGTCTTGCAAAAATGGAGGCATCTATTGCTCATTGGTAGTCCAATTACTATCTTGAGCAGTAGTATTTTGATGTTTTTGCTGATTCGATTTCTCTACCCGACTCAGATGTTAGATTATGACATCAAAATAGGACTTAAAAATAACGAATTTGAACTCCACTACTAGCCTATTCTTGATCTTCGCACCGGTCGTTGTATTGGTTCTGAAGCGCTCATTCGCTGGCAACATAGTAACCAGGGTCTTTTATTGCCAAGTCTATTTATTCCAGTTGCTGAGAAAACCGGCTTGATTGCTGAAATTGGTGAATGGGTAATTGAGAAGGTGATTGAAGAGCAATCGCAACTTTTGAAGGTTTACCCTGATTTGTACACAGCTATTAATTTGTCTCCAGCACAGCTAAATTCCGGTGCCTCGAATCAAACGATTCTGAGATTTTTAGAGAAAGATTGTAAAATCGCTAACAACTTAGTATTTGAAATTACAGAAGCTATCTTGATTGAAGACGATAAAACACCTGCTCTCGACACGGTTGCCAGACTTCGATCTTTAG contains:
- a CDS encoding EAL domain-containing protein; the protein is MLDLRTGRCIGSEALIRWQHSNQGLLLPSLFIPVAEKTGLIAEIGEWVIEKVIEEQSQLLKVYPDLYTAINLSPAQLNSGASNQTILRFLEKDCKIANNLVFEITEAILIEDDKTPALDTVARLRSLGARISLDDFGTGHSGISYLHKLGFDYLKIDRVYTSASDASSSIASILEGIIDFGRRLQVELIAEGIETEAQQQFLLNRDIRYGQGRLLAYPMPIREFEYFLAGNLKN